The Setaria italica strain Yugu1 chromosome VIII, Setaria_italica_v2.0, whole genome shotgun sequence genome includes the window tatttcataacttatttttttccgcactgaagtgcttaagacaggaacccgggaataatctatgtggctactacatctgtgagcacatgcacagttttttgggacccaagggaccgaagatgacgccgcacaactttaaagtacgtaaaataaatatattactagttaattattttctagctccttatatgtatttgttcatgtaacattcacaaatttccaaattatagatgttaaatattcaacaaggactcttgaaggaagaaagagtagcggcaatatgtgaaggtctcattggattcataatggacgaggtggtaaatccaaaaggagaattttattacgatggacgacaattagacactccgatcagcaacaccacgacgggaagatcgtaggaagatactttgatttatttgtatatataatacgcgctaattatgattgatttgtactaagctagttgaattgtgtatatgaattgtgtataaggattgtgtatatatatagtaattgtataattacaaatcccattcgtttaaatactagttgatttcgttctaaaaaaatctcaactacaaggttaacaaattaaaagggccgcggtactacgtatacgtgatgcatgcatgaaaaattcagacgtcacggcagtgccatgcaagcgccatttagtcccggttggaatcgagccgggactaaaggggacccctttagtcccggttgggaaatccaaccgggactaaagggcctgtcccgcacctggcgtggcaggccctttagtcccggttagtgacaccaacgggactaaagggggacctttactcccggttaaaagacccgggagtaaagacccccccttgtcccggttggtttatcccgttggatatccgagagatatgcaccctaccaaccgggactaaaggccaattctctaccagtgtataTAGGATACAATTGTAATTTTTTAATTGAAATGTATAAGGCATGGCTCGAGCTAATACATTTGCCTTGTTACCAAATTGAGTTATATGCACCAGCTAATTCACCCAAATGTCTAAGCTAGCATGGAAATATTAATTGAAACTATGCAGTAGTCATACTTCAACAAGGCTATTTAAATTCATTTTACCTCTTCTTGTATTAGTCATATTGCATTATTTATGGGTTGTCTGttctttttatttgtttatatatatatatatatatatatatatatatatatatatatatatatatatatatatatatatatggtacAGAATAACTTATTCTGTACCGAGCCGCGACCAGCATCCGAGCGTTCGCCCCTCCGCGTCCGGTTTTTCCACGTGGGCTGTGAGCCTCCTTCGGTCGTGCAGTAACTCCTCTCCCATGCTCTCCCCCACCACGACCTCGGCCAGaacgcctccacctcctccgccagcaccacctccgcctcctctccgcGGCCGCCCCCACCGAGTGGGCCGAGGCGCCGCTCGCCTCCGTGCGCCCGGCCACCGCCGACGCCTCGCTCTACCACATCTCCCTCGACCTCTCCGCGCACCGCGgcctcctcgcctcccacgccgccgccggccagttCCTCCCCTTCCGCCTCCCCGCTGCGccctaccccatcttcctcgcCATCGCGTCCCCGCCCCCCTCGCCCGGGtcctcctctgccgccgcctTCGACTTCCTCGTCAAGCGCGTCCCGGGCACCCCCTCCGCGCGGCTCTGCGATCTCCGCCCCGGCGACCTCGTCCACGTCGGCGCCAGCGTCGTCGGCCGCGGGTTTGAGGTTAACAGGATAGCTGACGCCCGTGATGTCCTCGTCTTCGCCACCGGATCCGGAATCAGGTGCCTACCCCTGTGCTTCTAAACTAGCATTAGTTCGTTTGCTTCTACTTCTCAAAGGAATTGGTCAACCACGCATCAATTGCACTGAAGTATGCACAAATGCTCAATTTTAGGTCTCAGTAATCCGAAACCTGATGCAATTGGCATTGTGGCATAAAGAACAATTTTGTTACTGTGCTAATCATGTGGGTGCCATCAGCACTGTGGTACATCCACTGCTGAGCTATTTCTGGAATTACTTCAGACTTAAGAGTCTTGAGCCATAAGTTTCAAACATTTTTGCTACCTAACCGGCTGTTAGTTCTCTTCAGATACAATAAATACTTGCGCATAAATTGTATGACATTTACTTAGGCTTTTGCTTCTTCGGATAAGTAATTCAATTCTTGCAAACTGTCTGTTTAATGCTTCTGCATGTCATGCCAAGTAATTTACCCACAATATCCAATTCTTGATTGTATTATTTTATCACTTCAGTGAATGAGCAATATAATTCCCATGAATAAACTCCGTATCTTTGCCTGATTCATTTGTACTACGATTTTGGATGTTGTACCATTTTTGTACTACGATCTAGCAGTTATTCTTTACAGTAAGTGCGACTGGAAATTGCAACAGGAAGACAGTTGCGTCCTTACAAATAATACTCTCAACAGCCACTGGGCATCCGAACCAGTCCCTAGTTGAGAGAATGTTTTGTAGCATGAGACTACTTCCTTGTAAGGTGTTGATGTACTCAGAAAGCCCCCTCTTTGGAGAAATGATAGGGGATATAGATAGTAGCATTATTTTCAGTTTATACCCTCAAAATATTAGCGCTGCACATGCCTTTTGCAGCACTGAGATTTTGGTGTATATTGTCAAATTTTGAAATGAGTGATGTGTTTAATTTTGGTGCTCACTCTGCCTTTTGCATGCTGTTTAATTGAGATGTGTTCTGGTGCGTGTTCAAAGATCAAGGGATTCTGTTGCAATGCTATCTCAGCCCATTCCTCTGTGGCGTCTCAATTGAGAACTAATAACCAGAAAAAATTCCGCCATTTAGAGCAATGTTGCAAGGCGGGGGAAAGAGTATGCATGATGAATGCCTCCGTTCTATACTATTTTTTGAGAGATCCGTTATCAACTTTAGAGACTTCGGAGGACGGGCAGCCATCTAGATGCGTATAAAACGTTGATAAATGATAACCGTGCATTCATTATTAACTTCTAGTATCACCAAATTATCAAAGCCAGCACAGCTCGTAAAATTAAATGATTAaagtatcttctaaggtttaaTCACCAAATCAGACAAATGTTATCAGTACAACAAAGTTCAGATTCCACGCAGTTAACCAGAGAGGCAACATCACGAATGAGAATTAAACCTTCCCCTCTGGAGGCACTTCAGTCTGCGCTGTCACCTTCAAGGGCTTTCTGGTCGTCGTTAGGTTCTGCAGAACTACTACTGCGTTCATGATGGTGGTGCCGATGGTGACAGTGATGGTGGTGGCTATTCTTGTGAGACCTTTTGCCATTTCTCATCTTCTCTGATTCATCCGCAGCTCTTTCATCAGAAGACTCCTCCAAGGAGCGGCTCTTGTGATGCTTATGGTTATTGGAATCTGATGGTGCGTCTTCGTCACTAGATCTCTGACGCTTCCTGTGTCTCGACCTGACCTTGCCCTCGGAGTCAGAGTCATCATCTGATGATCGATGACGGCGTCTCCGGCTCCTAGAGTGGTCCTTCTTGGTCGATCTCCACTCTTCCTCATCACTGCTATAGTCTTCAGAATCTGACCTTGATGAATGTCTATGGTGTCTTCTTCTGTGTGAGTGCTTCTTCCTTCTACGTTCATCTTCAGACCCACTCTCACATTCACTGTTGCCCTCATCACTTGAGTCTGAGCTCCTCCTATTCGACCTCCGCTTGCGTCTCCTGGCATCGTCAGAGTCTGAATGACCATGTTTCCTGTTCCTTTTGTGTTCCTTCCTCTTCCTGTGTTTCCGATCAACATCACTGTCAGAGTCACTATCGGAGTCTGAGGAAGAATCCCCTCTCTTCCTGTGCTTTCTTGACTTAACTTTCTTCGCCTTGGCTTCTGCATCTGCCTTTGCTTTAGCTGCTGCTTCCAGTTTCTGCTCCCATTTCAGTGGTGCTTCTTTCTTCTCGAGGAtcctcttttccttctcttcgACCAGCTGCAGGAACTTCTTGGCATCCATCCCGAAAAATCAGATAACACTAAACCTGTAGGGATGTGAAATGATGCAAGGTAGTGCATCTCATAGAAGAGACAAAAACACTGTTAGTTTTTTGAACGTATGAAATTATATAGAACACTACTAGAGAAGTAAATCTAATCAGAAATAGAATGAAAGCTTTGGATATCACAAAGACAACTGCAACAAATTTACATCTACAGGCATAACACAATATGGTGAATGTGATCCCTAACAACAAAAGACAAATTATTTGGAGCGCACTTCCAGTTAATTAAGCTTCAAACATAACCAGCATATTCTCAAATTAGACTCATGCAGTTCACTTAATGTTCAAGTCAACTTTCTATGGACATGAGCCGTCAATTACATTCAATGTTACAGGGACTCCAAACTTTCATAAATTATGTTAACAAGAATATGATTGTGAATCTTGGTTCAGGAAAAGAGAACCAGACTGCTAATTAGTTTTAGCCCCAAAATCTTATTTAGAAATGAGTACATAATAGCAATGCAAGCTTTGAACCAAGTAGATCACGGTATACCATATTCAAAATTGCAACAGCAAAAATGCTAAATAGACAAAACCTTTTGTTATGTCAACTTCGTCCAAAGAAGCAAAACTAGCTAGTACTATTGATTTACGTGTTCCATTTTGTGAAAACAATATGCAGGTTCTATACCATATactaaaaaaaaacagagaactGAGCATAGACAATTTTCTTTTTACCAAGCATAAACAGTGGAATGACATTCCTAGCAAATGAGATCAGACTGAAGAAAACTTTGTGAAGCATCAAAGAGAGCTTGCCTCTTGTGTATCTCTGCTACTGGTCACAGGTTTATCTTCATTGTTCTGCAGCAAGATACTTCGGAAGGTTTAGTATCTCTATTTATCTCGTCATTACAGGTCACAGCTTCAAATGAGTTGATGTAGATGATCAGAATAATTTTATTTCTAAGCTATTCTGTACCCTGGTATTCTGTGAATAAGCTTCAAATGAGTCAGAACCTTACAGTATTGATGAGAGGCATTAGCATAAATAAGATTGTGTGTTTGTCAGCATTTCCTATCTGCACTTCATTGCTAGTTAGAGAATCTGGAGTCCAAAActccaaagaaaaaacaaagcatATCTCCTAGTAGTTCATAAACATGATTATTAGTCTTTTGTCGACAATGAagacaaaccaaaccaaacaacaaattaaaaaatGGCAATATTTCAGTATTTGCCTCCTGCCAACATTTCAGATGACAATATGAGCTCTAATCTTAATTAGCCTAAATTAGAAAATCTAACCATATCACAAAAGCATATCTACATATCCAGATGGGTAAATTTAACAGCAGGAATCATGCCCATCTGAAACAGGAATTCAGCAACGGAAAaaatgtcagtttggaaacacTAGAATTTCAAGTTGCAGCAGGCCAATTTCCTCTTATAATTCACTCAGCCCCCCTCGTTTCACCCAAACTCACCAGGCTATGGAATTccagaagaaagaaacaaacctCTTTATTACCTGAATATTTCCGTTGCTGCCGGTTTGGACTCCGAGTACTCAATCGAACCAACTGCCACTGTAAGGTCCTAGTAATCCTGCTTAATGTGGTAGAATTTTTAGTCTACTCCGGCTCACAAGGTTTTAGTCTGGTAGGGCAGTCAAAACAAAATGAATTAACACCAATATATCAGCTGCCATTTGATATGCATAAGCACTACGCGTCTAGGTTAACAGATAACACATTTTTCCATTTGCAATAAACAAAGGATAACAcaaataaaagaacaaaaaacatACCCAGAGATCTGATGTTCAACCGAAGCGCCAGAATGCAAGCTCACTGAATGAATCCCAAGAGGCTTCAGGGGTTTGCATATCGATCGCACCTGCCCAAACGACACCAAATTAACTAAGTCATTCACATTTGATTCATTAAAAAGCTATACAGATAAATACACAGTAAGCATCAAAATGGCAGTACCAACCTGCGTGGCCTTCTCCTGGGACGGGACGAGGTACAGCAGGAAGGGGCAGGAGACGACCATCCCAAGCCTCTCCTTCCTGGTGACGATGTCGCAGGCAGTGGAGACGAGCCACGCTGTCTGCTCCATCGTGGCGCACGCGCCGCTGGTGTCGAGCACGTCGGACGGCGCCGGGGAGGAGCAGGACCTCCAGAGCTCCACGccccagtcgccgccgccgtggatgctgctgccgccgccgtcctcggtcGCCACCTCATCCCGGATGGCATTGAGGCAAACCACCAGGAACTTGGACAGGCGGTCGAAgtcgaggggcggcgcggggtcgACGCGAGGGGCGCGAGGCGTagatgcggaggaggagaggggcagcGCGGGGTCGACGCGGAGGAGAGAGGCGGTGCGGGGTCGAtgcgaggggcggcgcggcgtcgatgcggaggaggagaggggcggcgcggcgtcgatgcggaggaggagaggggcggcgcggcagctgcgggcgagcggcggcggcggcggcggaaacggATGGGGAGAGATTGAGGCGGCTGCGGATGGGGAGCAGCGGTGACTGGATGCCGGGCGCGGAGTCGGCggtggaagcggcggcggcggttggcgagcgacggcggcggaggagaggggcAGCGCGGGGTCGACGCGGAGGAGAGAGGCGGTGCGGGGTCGAtgcgaggggcggcgcggcgtcgatgcggaggaggagaggggcggcgcggcagctgcgggcgagcggcggcggcggcggcggaaacggATGGGGAGAGATTGAGGTGGCTGCGGATGGGGAGCAGCGGCGACTGGATGCCGGGCGCGGAGTCGGCggtggaagcggcggcggcggttggcgagcgacggcggcggtgggcgagcgacggtggcggcgaatGGCGAGCGGCAGCGTCCGCTAGCATGAGAAGTGGATGGACGGGAACTGAACACCACCCACAACGGAAGACCCACGTTCGGGAAAAAAAGCTGGAAAACAAACCGGGGGAACCGTTTGAGAAAAAAACCGGCGGGAGGAGCGGGAGAAAACGGGGGAGCCGGATCCGCGGGTGagctcgggtacggaatagcCTGTTCGGTACCCAGGGTATTGTATAGTAtaatcctatatatatatatatatatatatatatatatatatatacgtaCATATACATGTCTTTTGTATGCCAGTGCTGGCCTCCCCTCATTAAATCTGTGCTGTTCAGTTAAGTGAACTGACCACCATGGTGCACATGCATGACATGTACTTTTGTATAGTATACACAAATAATTTGTTGCCGCATTTGCATATATTAGTGGTAGATGCATGGATTCATCAGCAGCTCACAACAGCTAGCTGGTCAAAACAAGAGAATGATAAGGGGACACAAGCATTGTGCTTTTCAGTCTGACTGATTGGTCTACTCTCCAACAACCCTGTTCATTCCACAGTCCACACAGCCTAATTCCATCGCACCCATGCACACACAGAGTGCCTTGCAGAGCCAGAACACAGCCTAGTTATTAGCTTATCAGCCTCCTGCCAGAGAACAGAGAAAGAGATGAACCCAGGGGCATGCATGGAACAAAAACAAATGCATTAGTAGGAATTAATTGTTTGGATCACCAAATTGTCCCCATATTAATAAATAATGGTGGTtggctgagagagagagagagagaggcctcAAGCTCAGCTCGTCTTCTTTATATAAGTAAGGCCGTAGCTGAAGGTCCAACATCCCTTCGGCATAACACTTGCTCTCTACACACGAGAGCAgtcattctctctctctctctctctctctctctctagctctcAACCAGCGAAGGAAGAACAAGAAGCAAGAAGAGCAGGTACGGTGGACATGATTCACCGGCTCTTCGGCGAAGCTAGGTACGCACTTGTCTCATGGACCTTGGCAGTATATCTCTCCTATCGCCATCTCATCCATTTTTCACCATGATAGGCTCAACTTATTCCTCCAACAGTTACATATCTTTGCAAAAGAGAATCTCCTTCTAGTTCATCACATGTTTTCCCTCACGAAAAGAGATTTATGTACTCTAGCCACGATATATAATCCTGTCCCGTAATTGTGCCATTAACGCGGAGATCCTGATGCGGGTCCGTTCATTCTTCGGGGCTTTTCAGGAGAAGGGCGGCATCGCCGgtgatggccggcggcgagcggtggctGTCGGCAGCGGCCAGCAAAGGAAGGTGAGAGAAAACACCAGACTCACTCCTAGAACTATGCATCCTCTGATCCTCTTGCATACTAGAAGTTTTAAGGCATTACTACTAGCCAGGAGAGAGCCAGCTACCATTTGGTGCAGAAACTTTGGTGTTATCTGCTTAATTAAGATCTCTCCAGGGTGTTAGATTAGATTCCAGGACTGCAGGTGTTAATGCAGCTGCCGGTACTGTTGTGTCATGTGGTTGATCTCAGCCTCCCAGTGACAGGAGAtagtgagaggagagagagagagtagtaGATGAGAGAGAGACAGGGGGGATATGTGGGCCCGCGTGTACGTTTGCTTGTGAGTTGGAAGCACGGCAGCTTCCAAGAACAGTGAGTGCCCTGCTGTTTCAAAAGGGCAGGGCCAGCCCACGGCGATGTCAGGCCCCCTTTTGCCAATGCCAAGAATCTTCCCGTTAACCACGCGCGCGAGTTCCCTGGATTTGTTAGCCAACCCACCCAATTGTTTAATCTCCCACTGTCTGCTCCCAGTCTTTGCAATGCTCCCTACAATATTTTCAAAGCTGCTTTTTAATTGACTGCCCAAACAGTTTTGAATTCCATCCAAACCCATGCACAAGAATAAAATGCAATGTTTAGTTCACAAAAAGTAGAATAAAAACAAAGCATGAAAtactttcctttttctttctgcatTTCTTTATTTTCGTCAGTGTGTGCATTTATTTACCTagaaaatgaattttttttattatgttTATGATGATGCATACACATGCCGGTTTTTTATTGtaaaaaattattttcttcCCCGCTGTCAGCTGACATTGTTGTACATCTCAATGCTCACAAGAAATTTTATGTTCCCCCCTTTGTCATTTGCCTTTATAGATTTCAACTACCAGTACAAGTTTCAATGTCTAATTTTTCTAATCAAGTTCCAACAAATCTCACAACATTCAACTCGCATCCAATTCTGACACCAAGCACTTAATTCTGCACAGGCTTGAGGGGAAGATCGCAGTAGTCACGGGGGGCGCCAGTGGGCTCGGAAAGGCTGCGGCCCACGAGTTCATTCAGGAGGGCGCGCAGGCCGTACTCATCGCGGACATCAACTCAAAGCTGGGCCCCGAGACGGCGCGCGAGCTGGGCCCCAAGGCCCACTTCGTGCACtgcgacgtcgccgtcgaggacagcgtcgccgcggccgtggaCGCTGCCGTGGCGCGGCACGGTCGGCTGGACGTCATGCTCAATAGCGCCGGCGTCGTGGGCCCGCTTTCGCCGGGCACGTCGCGGCTGGCCAGCCTGGACTTCGGGCAGTTCGACGCCGTCATGTCGGTGAACGTGCGCGGGACGCTGGCCGGGATCAAGCACGCCACGCGCGtcatggcgccgccggccggtgccGGCGTCGGGTCGATCCTGTGCATGGCGAGCATCAGCGGCATCCTCGGCGGGCTCGGGACGTACCCGTACTCGGTGTCCAAGTTCGCCATCGCCGGGATCGTcaaggctgccgccgccgagctgTCGCGCGTCGGCGTCCGCATCAACTGCATCTCGCCGTACGCGGTGCCGACGCCGATGGTGGTGGACCAGTTCTCCACCatgctcggcggcgccgcctacgaggagcaggtggcggccATCATCAGGGCGCTCGGCGAGCTGAAGGGCGCGACGTGCGAGGCGGTGGACATCGCCAGGGCCGCCGTGTACCTCGCCTCCGACGACGCCAAGTACGTATCCGGGCACAACCTGGTGGTCGACGGCGGGTTCACGAGCTACAAGAACATGAACCTGCCCTTCCCTACGAAGCCACAGGAGTGACTGTACAAAACTGCACCTAACcatcaggaagaagaagaaagataaTGTGATGAGTTGTTGTGATCGTTGTTTAGAAGGGTTGTGAGTGACTTTTGAATCCATGGGAAGTTACTGGATTCTGTAGAGAAGGATGTGGATTTGCATTTCCTGCTTTCTTAGTGTGGAGGAGTTGTGAGTTGTATGTGAAACCGCAAAGGTACTAGATGTTTTGATTTCAGTCAAAAAGACCATGGAACTTTTAGTTCAACAACATGTGCCACAAGTTCAGACTAAGTACTCACTTGCATTCATATGCAATTctagatcattgcaattttaTTCTCATCTAAttctaagaagctctttttgttGTAAGGGTGCAGGGTTCAGCAACAGAACCACTCATTACTAACTGAACATATTCCATTAAAATTCAGTCTAACTTGTTTGGAGGAGGGATGGAACTTTTTTAATACAAGGACGACACACACGCGTACACAGTAGCATTGCACATGCAGACCTGCGAGGGGTGGACTACAATTTTACCACTAATAGTCCTTGTCTGCTCTATTATGACAGAGTTGATTTCCCCTAGGTGGAAAATTTCTCTGGATTGGTACTTTCCGGTGTTTCTGGTCCAAATTTGGAGTCGAAAATCTTGGACCGCATTATTCCATTTATATAGCAGGCAGTTAATCATAACCAAGTGATTAGTCCCCTTAATTTAGAAAAGAGTACTTAGCATCTTGGAAATTTCTCAGTGTTTGACGATTGATATCTTAGATGGCTAGTGTTTTATTTCTAATTGGATATTTTATAAGATGCAACAGTTGGCGAACCAGTAGGAATACAAGGCCACGTGCTCACACAGACGCACAGAATGACCCACTCGGAGAAACAGAGGAGGAACTAGCCTGGGCACTCAGCTAGAAATattaaacaaagaaaaagaaaaattcactCAAGAGCTCCAAGCACAAAAATTAATAGCCAGCAAAATAGCAAAGCTAAACGAGGCTAAAAGACAACTAGTGGAGTAGCAGCAGGAGCTGAACGAATTGCAATATACCAcgccacaaccaccaccacaaccGCCACTTCCGAGTTGATCACCAATGACACACCCATCATATACCCAAACCCCAACTTCTTTGGACATAACACCCCAGTGACAACTAGCACCTACACAACAATTGACAAAAGCTCTCCACTGTCCTTAAGCTTGCAAACAGCTCCGTGGCTCACAACCTACAAGGAAGTCACATTGCCAAAGTTCAATGGGCAAATAGACCCTCACCAGTTCCTCATGAGCTACTAGACAATCATAGCTTCGGCGGGAGGAGATGAGGTGAGGCTAGCAAAATCGTTCATAATAGCATGCGAAGGGGCAGCACTGAATTGGTACTCTCTGCTTCCACCACAGTCCGTATACAGCTGGATAGATCTCAAAACCAAGCTAGTTCAAAACTTCCAAGGCTTTCATAGAGCTCTGACTGATGAAGGAGATCTATTCAACTGTGTTCAAAAAGATAAAGAGCCCCTAACAAGCTATGTGAAAAGATTTGTCCAGCTCAAGTCACAAACTCCAGATGTGGAGGATAGCGTGGCTATAGCAGCTTGCATCAAGGGGCTCAACCTAGGTCCAACAGCCTCGAAGCTATCAAGGAAAAAGCGCAAAATAATGGAAGCCTTGTTCGCAGAGCTGGACAAATACTGTAGATCAGATGAAGACCATAGGAGGAGAGTGGCAGAGAGAAACCACCAGAGGCAAGCTGAAAAGACCAAAACTGGCAAACCTCGCGGTACAACCACGCGCAACGACACCACTCATACCCAGCTCATCAGGTGCTATCAATCAAGGGTTAATctgggtggttccgccatagTCTTGATCTTGAATGTAAAAgggaggacacaagacacagatttatataggttcgggccgccagagtagcataataccctatatcctatttggggtgttgtatattgtgccctgcgcttgggtgttgtttggtgttgaaccTCTTGGTGGTTCTGAGGGTtcatctaggtacccctaccctcctttatatacttcaagGGGCGGGATAACTTTtcggttacaaggagtcctagtatgattatatggtatga containing:
- the LOC101774436 gene encoding fruit protein pKIWI502-like, yielding MSCHGDDDETDASCLPAFVSMHPHLTGRRQSMEGRPAVYTVVILYFVHITPLPCSPPPRPRPERLHLLRQHHLRLLSAAAPTEWAEAPLASVRPATADASLYHISLDLSAHRGLLASHAAAGQFLPFRLPAAPYPIFLAIASPPPSPGSSSAAAFDFLVKRVPGTPSARLCDLRPGDLVHVGASVVGRGFEVNRIADARDVLVFATGSGIRCLPLCF
- the LOC111255656 gene encoding pre-mRNA-splicing factor 38B-like, with translation MDAKKFLQLVEEKEKRILEKKEAPLKWEQKLEAAAKAKADAEAKAKKVKSRKHRKRGDSSSDSDSDSDSDVDRKHRKRKEHKRNRKHGHSDSDDARRRKRRSNRRSSDSSDEGNSECESGSEDERRRKKHSHRRRHHRHSSRSDSEDYSSDEEEWRSTKKDHSRSRRRRHRSSDDDSDSEGKVRSRHRKRQRSSDEDAPSDSNNHKHHKSRSLEESSDERAADESEKMRNGKRSHKNSHHHHCHHRHHHHERSSSSAEPNDDQKALEGDSAD
- the LOC101778352 gene encoding vegetative cell wall protein gp1 — encoded protein: MVAIPYPSSPADPAPPFSPAPPAGFFLKRFPRFVFQLFFPNVGLPLWVVFSSRPSTSHASGRCRSPFAATVARPPPPSLANRRRRFHRRLRARHPVAAAPHPQPPQSLPIRFRRRRRRSPAAAAPPLSSSASTPRRPSHRPRTASLLRVDPALPLSSAAVARQPPPPLPPPTPRPASSHRCSPSAAASISPHPFPPPPPPLARSCRAAPLLLRIDAAPPLSSSASTPRRPSHRPRTASLLRVDPALPLSSSASTPRAPRVDPAPPLDFDRLSKFLVVCLNAIRDEVATEDGGGSSIHGGGDWGVELWRSCSSPAPSDVLDTSGACATMEQTAWLVSTACDIVTRKERLGMVVSCPFLLYLVPSQEKATQVRSICKPLKPLGIHSVSLHSGASVEHQISGITRTLQWQLVRLSTRSPNRQQRKYSEYQGTE
- the LOC101780090 gene encoding zerumbone synthase, producing MIHRLFGEARRRAASPVMAGGERWLSAAASKGRLEGKIAVVTGGASGLGKAAAHEFIQEGAQAVLIADINSKLGPETARELGPKAHFVHCDVAVEDSVAAAVDAAVARHGRLDVMLNSAGVVGPLSPGTSRLASLDFGQFDAVMSVNVRGTLAGIKHATRVMAPPAGAGVGSILCMASISGILGGLGTYPYSVSKFAIAGIVKAAAAELSRVGVRINCISPYAVPTPMVVDQFSTMLGGAAYEEQVAAIIRALGELKGATCEAVDIARAAVYLASDDAKYVSGHNLVVDGGFTSYKNMNLPFPTKPQE